One Hevea brasiliensis isolate MT/VB/25A 57/8 chromosome 6, ASM3005281v1, whole genome shotgun sequence genomic window, aatataaaaattaaataatatatttttttaaatacgggatcgattaattaattttaataagataaaaaaataaatagtaatttaattattattaaaataaatcaataaaaaatatttttttataaaaaaagtaaactatatttaaaaaaaaatgacttATATATGTGTGATATACATGTATCGTTGGTTTACTATtaaaactaaataattgaaaacatttttatgaaatgaaaaatatttttcatgcacAGATTATACTTTTAAACAAATAgaggctatatatatatatatatatatatatatatatatatatatatatatcaaaatattaggttaaatatttaattttattaaaatagagagGTTAACAATAATTTTACCCTAAAATATAATTactaaaaataaatcaaaagaaGAAGAGGGCTATAGGGGAGGAGGAGAAAGAAGGAGAGGTGCTTGTGCTGCTTCAACTGATgggaaaaatttttttgaatctgGTAGATGCTCATATTCTTAGTTGAACCTTTGTTTTCTTTTATACTCATCATCGATTGATCTAACACGAACCTATAAACAATAACCTCAGATCATCCAAATGTAAGTAACCGACGAATCTTTCTCTGCTCTATGTCCAAAATCCAAACTCCATGGATTTCTCAACTCTTCAGTCTAGAGCTTCTACCGCCTACTTCCCACCTCACCGTACACAGTTGCATCCTCCCATGCACTTGGACTCCTTCTCTTCTCCATACCAACCTCCTCAAAATCCCAACAACAAATCACAAACCCACAAATTTCTTATCCTCTTCATCTCCCTTCTCACAGTTGCTTTCCTCTTTTACCTCTTTTCTACCGCTCAGAAGATCCACCATTCGTCGAAATTTGCCGAACCCAAATCCCAATTCTTCTCTGTTGTTATCGATTCGGGTCCTTCTGGGTCTCGCGTCCGCGTCTACGAGCTCTTGGTGGAGGGAAGCATGCCTTTTACCAATGGTCAAATGCCGCTGATTGCTGGGTCCATGAAGGTTCGGTCTCGATTGGCTGGATTTTCAGAGAACCCGGATAATGCAGGTGGTTTGGTTGATGGGTTGGTCGAGTTTGCCAAGGGGTTTGTACCCAAGAAAGAGTGGGCGAATACTAAGGTGCAGTTAATGGCCGGTGGTGAGGAAGTGGAGGGGTTGGAGTTGAAGGTGAGAGAGATGATATTGGAGTCTTGTAGACGTGTTTTGAGAGAGTCTGGGTTCACGTTTAAGGAAGAGTGGGCACggtttattgaaggtttgtggtTTTGGTTTGTGATgtggaagttttttttttttttttccatcttttttgttttcctagtttggttGATTGAAAATGCAATTTGATtttttgatttattattattattaagataTGAGAGCTTAAGTTTCCTGATATTGACACTTGACAATGTGGCATTTTAGCTGAACCACTTTGGTTAAGAATCAATGTTTTATTATACCTGAACATATTTGTTAATGTAAGTAAGTGATCAAAGAGCAGCAGACAAGCTCGAGTGTAGTTTTGAGTTCTTTTCTTGTCTCTTTTCAACTGCTTCATGTTTTTTCATCCGGGATATTGATGCTGTATTTTTTTAAGCTTTTAAATGGTCTCATGATGGGGATGATCTGTCATTAGTTACATCATGTAAATATGAGATGTTATACTTTTTTGATGGTTAACCCTTACTGGTTTAGTAGTTGGTAGCAGACCATTTGACTATATTGAAGCCCATGTTGAAATTGATTTTCTTAATCGTCTTCATCATATTTCACATTGCAGTTATCAACCAAAAATACTCCTTAACAATTTAACCATTTCATTTGTTTTtgaactttcttttctttcttgtatTAAAATGTAGACAGCAAACGGTTAACTTCTCATTCCTTGAATCCTTCATCCTGTGCACTAAGTGTGTACTTTTATTTTGATTTATCATTGTTTACAGAAGAAGGTTAATGGCCTTTGCTTGCAGCTCTTATGTtataaaagtttaagaataacctGATTTAGATGACAGATGATGTGATCACATTGCAGATGGCGAAAAGGGTGTCTTTGCTTGGGTTGCTGTAAACTATGCTCTTGGAACACTGGGAAGTGATCCTCAGAAAACCACTGGGGTAGTTGAACTTGGTGGAACTTCTTTGCAGGTTGTTTTCCACcataaaactttaattaaaaaaaaacaattgCTTTTTTAAAGGGTCAAATTCCATGCATGCTACTTTGTACCCCATGCAACTCAAATTAAGGTGATCATCTAAGTCTTTTGATTGTTGTTAGCCAACTAAATGTTGCTTGAACTTCTGATGCTTGGGTTCCATTTGCTTCTGTCACAGACTCACGTTGCTTTAGTTTTTTAGATATACTAGCATCTTTTCTTCCCTAGAGGGTACATGCTTATGAATTAAGATGATAAATTCCTCTGCACTTGAtaaaaattttggatttttttaaATTGGATTCTTTTCTAGCCTTCACGTCCCTTTGACATTTGATGCGAATCTCAAGAACGATGCTTGAAACCCACGAACAGGTTTAGTTTATAATCCCAATAAAGccaaaatcaagttcaaacacCAACGAATATCTTGACCTATTAattataaagaattgaaaactaaGATAATTCAAAGGTAGAATTAAGGATTCTTAACCCAAAATTTATAATCAAACAAGAACTAAGAATATCAAGATTATTAAATCCTACAAGATTAATCACTCTTGGAGAATTTAGTTTAGTTCAAGAAAGAACTTAAGGAAAAATCCCTCTCTTGTATTAATTTAATCAAAAGTAATGTTCAATTGAAAAAGTATTAAGTTAGCCTTATATATGTGGCTGAAACCCTAAATCtctaaactaaaaaaaataaaataaaacctaaaaactaataaaaaagttGTAGTAGCTGCACTTCTACCTAACGCCCGAAAACACATAAATAAGTCCCAAAATACATAAATCtgactaaaataattaaataaaactattCAGACCTGtcctagataaaaaaaaaaaaagttacgcCAAATTGGCATAGAAGCCCGTCAATTCTGTCCAAATATTTCTTGATCATCTCCCATGCAAACTTGGATCAAAATAAGCCACTTCCTATCTTCTTGTAACTCCAATTTATTGATTGTATCTCCATATTTAGCTTCTTGTGCAACTACTTCCTCAATTAACTCTTGCATCTTCTTAACTCTAGTCCTTGTGATTGGAGCTTCTTGTGCAATTGCATCTTGAATCATCTCACGAACATTCCTAGGATTTTATTGTTCTTGTTGATTTCCATCAACATTACTATTTGAACTGCTATTGAGAAAATACTatcttaaatatattaattaaagtctATTAAAAATTGTTTTTAAGTTAAATTTGACATGTTTTAGTCATAAGAACTCCAAAACTGCTAAACAACTTTTCCAAACTActttttttaacaacatttaaaatGGTGCTTTTCCAAAAAGCAGATTGGAACTACAATCCCAAAAACAGGCCATTTTTTGCCCCATAATAATCGTCAACATTGTGGATAAAGTTAATGTAATATCACAGGCATTAAATGATAATGAGTGCATTATATGTAAATGCCTTTAATATTGCTTTTTGGATGTATGCTAtcctaaattgaaaatttgatccCTGTAATTAACATATGCAGGCTGCATTTGCTTCAAGAGAAGTAGCAAAAGGGCAATCTCTACGGATGATCAAATGGGCTGGAGTTGCTTACAATATTCAGACACAAAGCTTTCCGAAATTTGGCCAGGTGTTTCCCATGTATATTCCTTTGCTACTTAATGTTCAACATGCCCAATTTTCGTCTCTTTTTCATTCTTTCCAAATGATATTGGAAATCTTGCTATGGATACCAATTTGCATTTTTTCTGCGAATAAAAGCTGCTTTGGCTGGAATGAAATTGTATCACATGATGTGATTCATGTTTGCTGTTGATTTTTCTGTGGAAACTTACAGTAAAAGCTACAGTTTTTGTGCACGCTTGTGTGTTTACTCATTATCACCAGTTTGCACTGCAATACTCCCTGTTAAGCACCAGTGAGTCTGAGTTCATGCGTGAATATATAGACCAAATGAAAATTTGAAGCCTTCTCTTTAGTCGAAGACAGACAGACAGTTATCCACACGAGTTGGGCCCCAAATATGAGCAAGATATAGACCCTGAATTTTTTGTATCAATCACTTCTCTTGTGTCCCTTTCTACCTCAGTAAACTTTTGGGAGGCAGATTATAGTCCTCTGGCTTATATAATGTACGATATGCATCTATTCATGATTGCATGGCAGAAAGATGGGAAGGCAAAGTGGAGACCTTAATGGACTATTATTTTATTCATTCAAGTAGTTAAGTAGTTGAATCTCTTGCAGTATTGATTCTTTTGAACATACTGCAATAATTTGGAATTTATTATTCAACagaattattcttttttttttttttttttaatttgaatactTGAAGACTTGTGTTGGTTGCATTGTATTGACATTCATATGCTGCATACAAGCGTCAGAATGCATTACAGAGTTTAGCATTATCAATTAAGTCTGGATGAAAACACTGAAAATTGATTTCAATTTTCTCTAAAATGCAGATTTTTGGATGCTCTTTAATCTTCTTATGTACTGCTAATCTTGATGAATTTGGTATGATTAATCAATTATTCAATGCAGCAATAGTTATTTGGGGCAGGATTGGGGGTCATGGGGGTGTTTATTACAATCAGGTCCGTTCTTATTTGATGAGTTAAGGTCAAGACACAAAAGTAACCATACATTGTTTTCTTTATGCTATTTTATCACGTCAAGAAAGTCTTTGATAATGTTCTTTCTGGTTCTGTGCCATTATGTTCTCTTCTCTGCACAAGTTTGTGTTATTTTGTGCTGTTTCGATAAGATCAATGgtattaataatattatggaGGGTCTTTAACCAAAGAATGACTATTGTTTTATTGTAGGATGCAGCATGGGAGTCTCTACATGAGCTACACCATTCTAGAGAGTTGATCTCCCGTAAGTCTTGTGTTGACCTTTTCTTTCACAAAACTGTAGGATGGAGATTGAGTTTAGAGGCTTTGAATTTGAGGAATGCATCAGCACGATTTAATATCTTATTACTACTGCTAGCATTCTTTATCTCATTGCTTTAGTTACCCCCTCAAACATTAGTTATCTTTGGTTCTATTCTAATTGTGATTTTGAGAAGATTTGAGAAGTTGTAACAATCATGGTTTCAAATTGCGGTCGCGGGTAACGGAATAGGCCTATAACGGCCGTAATGTAACGGTAACGGCCTGGTGTTACgcaaaattttttgaaaaatttgtaaAGTTCATAAAATGACAATATTAGTAGGTACAAGTAAAATTAAGATATACAACTATATAATAAGCACAAATACATCAAATAAAGACATTAAATCTATCATATTTTGAATATCATTAGCATTAAATAATATTATAGCTAGAATAGAAATATTTACTGATGATCTTAGCCAGTGTTGTTAAAGGCGCTCCTAGGCGCTGGGCGAGGTGAGGTGATCCTCTAGCGCCTTGCCTAGCTCCGCCTAGCCTGGTTTACATGAGGCAATTGCCTGGGAGAGAGAGGCGCAGGGCGTGAGGAGAGGGAGGCGATGCCTCTATTACATaacgtttatttttttattttttattcattctTTAAACGTCAAGAGTTAAAAACCCTAAAGAGGAGGCTCTCATTTCACCCATGGCTCCACGGTTGCTTGAACAACCCAAGGAATAAGGTGTGTCTATCTCTCATCCTTCCTCTCTTTCCCTCCTCTACTTCTTCCTTCCTCTCTCTGCTCTCCTCTTTCTTCTATTCTTCCCTTCTCTCAAGTCCTGCATAGCACCCatgtttttcttcttttcttttttcctttttaaatttctttttctcctctcctcctcctccttttaTTCTTTCTTCTCTCACAGTCATGCCATTTTTAATCTATCTGCAGCACTTATTTTCCTGCATTCTTTcttcctttttacttttttttttctctctcttctctcctccTCTCTTCTTCTATGCTTTCTTCTCTCACAGTCACACCATTTTTAATTACCCAGCAgcaacacttttttttttcttttttaatttgttGTTTCATTGTTTGTTATATGGGCATTGTGATATGTATTTGTTAGATGGATATTGTCAATTTTGATATGCTTTTTATTAAATGAGTATTGTGATATGTTAGATTGAGATGTGTATTTGCAAATAgttatttaattttgaaattaggtCCTATTAATTGGAGACTTGGAGCATGGGTAATTGTCAATAGTGATTTTTTTATTAAACGGTATTGTAATATGTTAGATTGAGGTGTGTTATGTATTTGCAAGTGGTTACATGATTTTTAAATGGTTTATGTTCTATTAATTGGAGGTGTGATGTGCTTTTTAATATGCTTTTTTACTTATTAAACTAGTTAAAGGtatgaatttttatattaaaagtatatatataaaatttaggcAATTTAGGCTATAGCATCTTGCTTCAAAAAGGTCCTCGCCTCGCCTCTCGCCTATCGCCTAAGGCTATAGGGTATCCTATTGCCTCAGTGTCTCCTTTCGTCTTAATAATGCTGATCTTAGCTTAGCAAACAATAAGAGAGAGATTTTGTAAAAGAAGGGAGAAATTTAAGTGAAAATTTGAGATAATATGAGAGATATAgtagctatgaaagaggaaatatgAAGACAAAAAAAGGAGAAGTAAAATAATACTATTTCCATGTAATTGCAGCAGAGGAATAATTAAGTAACGGCCGTTACTGTTACGTAATGGTAAAGTAATGACTATTACTGTTATGTAATGGTAAATAACGGCCATGAGTTATATAATGGTCATGATGGTAGTTGCACCTGCAACTCTAGATTTGCCTGTAAATAACAATGTATCATGTAACGGGCCATTGTAAAACCTATAAATAACAGCAGAAACCATGGTAACCATTTTAGTCTGTCAATGTGTGACAATACGTACTCTAGTCTTAAGGTAGGAGGAAAAGACCTCGTACTAAACCTCAGGGTTTCAATTAAATGGCAATTGAAAGTTTAAGGGTAACTATTCTAGATTTCCAATCTCCAAAATTGATTGCATATTTCCTTCTTAACGCTATTATTATGAGGGATTTTTCTTCACTATTATATTATCAttgtaatctctctctctctctcccctcctTTATATATTTAAAGTATTAAAATGACAGAGAAAGAAAGTTGATATAGTGAGTTTATGGAGAAGTGTGGCATTATATATGTGAATGCATATATTTACAGTTCTTCTTCTTTTATATGCACATCCAATGCTCCCCATCTCCTACTTAAGTTCAAGAAAGTGCTCTCTGAATAATTTACCTTGTTTTAGACAACAGGCCTGGATAAAACatagaatttttctttttttcatgtTTTGGAGACAATTGAAATGTAGAGGGATAGAACAGATTGGAGAAAAGTAGCAAAAGAAGGATTTATGTGGTTTGGCTACAGAGAGCGTACATCCACACACACAAAACCTCAAAAGGACTACATTTTTTTCACTTATGTTGTGTGTCTTGCATAGTATATAGAACTCCATATTTATAATGGAAGATGCATAATATTTGTAGGATGCTATTAATAAATCATAAATGGCCCCTAAGATTTTAGTAATTAATCTCATGATTTTCTCATAATCATGGGATTGTTCACTGAGACATATCTCATGCATTAaagaaaaatctcatcaattctaATATTCCTCCTTGATGAGATTTTTGCTAAAGTCATGGGTTCATTAtcaacctctctctctctctctctttaataTGTCCTCTCTTccctttttttaaatttgatttttataaaaaattctctctctctctctttttttttttaacatgtcTTTTTTCTTGGGTCTATTTCTTTTCTTGAGAAATAGGGGAGAAAATAGAGTAAGGACTTCAAGGCCTTGGCTTTGAGGAAGAAAAATAGAGTAGTGACTTCAACACTTGGCTTTGATGAAGGAGAAGAATAAAGTAGGGACTTTAAGCCTTGGC contains:
- the LOC131180774 gene encoding probable apyrase 6: MDFSTLQSRASTAYFPPHRTQLHPPMHLDSFSSPYQPPQNPNNKSQTHKFLILFISLLTVAFLFYLFSTAQKIHHSSKFAEPKSQFFSVVIDSGPSGSRVRVYELLVEGSMPFTNGQMPLIAGSMKVRSRLAGFSENPDNAGGLVDGLVEFAKGFVPKKEWANTKVQLMAGGEEVEGLELKVREMILESCRRVLRESGFTFKEEWARFIEDGEKGVFAWVAVNYALGTLGSDPQKTTGVVELGGTSLQAAFASREVAKGQSLRMIKWAGVAYNIQTQSFPKFGQDAAWESLHELHHSRELISLPNDKEGSFGNPCIPKGYELASNASDAKLLLSHPAGNFTACRLEALALLKSRQAKCLHSPCKIVPSLFSELQGKHVSQETLFYTSEFFGLAPRTTLFELEAVGQHYCENDWDELRSQHHGIDDMDLLRYCFSSAYMVALLHDSLGIPMNDKRIGFANYTGSFHLDWSLGAFILQSMLEPLDMEIDNLDQIVGNESVTYFSLFAFLLLVLLAVFFLLQWRKPQLKTVYDLEKGHYIVTRVPR